Proteins encoded together in one Triticum dicoccoides isolate Atlit2015 ecotype Zavitan chromosome 7B, WEW_v2.0, whole genome shotgun sequence window:
- the LOC119339127 gene encoding uncharacterized protein LOC119339127: protein MATPSHSHGLPLAPLRTLLLALPLLSLILLLTLHLPPRHRPAPPAPLILPTPLLTTAATAAAQPKPKADPSSFSSPSPTTLSHVVFGVASSRRTLPLRLPLLRLWLRPPARAFLFLDAPPRAASIPANLHLRVSRDASRFPYSYRKGLPSAVRVARIAKELLLELRQQQQHQSPPPRWLVLADDDTAFVLPNLLHTLSKYDWHEPWYLGAPSESAAQNVWHGFSMAYGGGGIAISWPLAARLARVLDSCIIRYPHLYGSDSRIYACLAELGVELTHEPGFHQIDLHGDISGFLRAHPLAPLVSLHHLDNVYPLYPGMDRAKAVEHFFRAANADPARIVQQTVCYDHSRSLTASVAWGYSVQVFKGNVLLPDILAVQKTFVPWRRGRNVTDVFMFSTKHYPRDECKRAALFFLKSISSGKGKTESNYSRQLPQKCLPNLIQLRNMQQIKVRSELLHLVPGKALRRHCCDIVPSSSETTMDIDIRKCKDGELIAMHS from the exons ATGGCAACGCCGTCGCACTCGCACGGGCTCCCGCTCGCGCCCCTCCGGACGCTCCTGCTCGCCTTGCCGCTCTTGTCGCTCATCCTCCTCCTCACGCTGCACCTCCCGCCGCGCCACCGGCCGGCCCCTCCGGCTCCCCTCATCCTCCCCACGCCCCTCCTGACCACCGCCGCCACAGCCGCCGCCCAGCCTAAGCCCAAGGCCGACCCCTCCTCCTTCTCGTCGCCCTCGCCGACGACGCTCTCGCACGTGGTGTTCGGGGTGGCCTCCTCCCGCCGCACGCTGCCGCTgcgcctcccgctcctccgcctCTGGCTCCGCCCGCCCGCGCGCGCCTTCCTCTTCCTcgacgcgccgccccgcgccgcctccatcCCGGCGAACCTCCACCTCCGCGTCTCCCGCGACGCCTCCCGCTTTCCCTACTCCTACCGGAAGGGCCTCCCCTCCGCGGTCCGCGTCGCGCGTATCGCCAAGGAGCTCCTCCTCGAGCTccgccagcagcagcagcaccagTCGCCGCCGCCGAGGTGGCTGGTGCTCGCCGATGACGACACCGCCTTcgtcctccccaacctcctccacaCCCTCTCCAAGTACGACTGGCATGAGCCATGGTACCTCGGCGCGCCTTCCGAGTCCGCCGCGCAGAACGTCTGGCACGGCTTCAGCATGGCctatggcggcggcggcatcgCCATCAGCTGGCCCCTCGCAGCGCGCCTGGCCCGCGTGCTCGACTCCTGCATCATCAGGTACCCCCACCTCTACGGCAGCGACTCCAGGATCTACGCCTGCCTCGCCGAGCTCGGCGTCGAGCTCACCCACGAGCCAGGATTCCACCAG ATCGACCTTCATGGGGATATATCTGGATTTCTAAGAGCACATCCACTTGCTCCTTTAGTGTCACTTCACCACCTTGATAATGTCTATCCTCTTTACCCTGGTATGGATCGTGCAAAGGCGGTTGAGCATTTCTTCAGAGCAGCTAATGCTGACCCAGCGAGGATCGTTCAACAAACAGTGTGCTATGACCATTCAAGATCACTTACTGCTTCAGTGGCATGGGGCTATTCTGTTCAGGTTTTCAAAGGCAATGTACTGCTTCCTGACATCCTTGCTGTGCAAAAAACCTTTGTGCCGTGGAGAAGAGGTCGCAATGTTACGGATGTTTTTATGTTTAGCACCAAGCATTATCCAAGGGACGAGTGCAAACGAGCTGCTCTTTTCTTCCTAAAAAGTATTTCTTCCGGCAAAGGCAAGACGGAAAGCAATTACAGTAGGCAGCTGCCCCAAAAATGCTTGCCAAACTTGATTCAGTTGAGGAATATGCAACAAATAAAAGTGAGATCAGAGCTACTGCATCTGGTTCCTGGGAAG GCTTTAAGACGACACTGCTGTGACATCGTACCTTCTTCATCTGAAACCACCATGGATATTGATATCAGGAAATGCAAAGATGGTGAATTGATCGCGATGCATTCGTAG